A genomic segment from Bacillus mesophilus encodes:
- a CDS encoding MarR family winged helix-turn-helix transcriptional regulator, producing the protein MENYRSIFHVLTRRFGLLNKNCCTVGDVEISTVHSHIIYEIDQNDQPSMNQIAESLGIDMSTFSRQIQALIRMGLVNKTQHHEDKRAYILSLTTEGKFVATSISTEMNVYLEEVFNDLNEFEKEIVIKSIKRLNESMAKSTVCCKPVF; encoded by the coding sequence ATGGAAAATTATAGATCAATTTTTCATGTGTTAACAAGGCGATTTGGTCTTTTAAATAAAAACTGTTGTACAGTCGGTGACGTAGAAATTTCAACGGTTCACAGTCATATTATTTATGAGATTGATCAAAATGATCAACCTTCTATGAATCAGATTGCGGAATCATTAGGAATTGATATGTCCACGTTTAGTAGACAAATTCAAGCATTAATTAGAATGGGGCTAGTAAATAAGACGCAGCATCACGAGGATAAACGTGCCTATATCTTATCACTCACAACAGAAGGAAAATTCGTGGCTACTAGTATAAGTACGGAAATGAATGTATATCTTGAAGAGGTTTTTAATGATTTAAATGAGTTCGAAAAAGAAATTGTAATCAAATCGATTAAAAGATTAAATGAAAGTATGGCAAAGTCAACGGTATGCTGTAAGCCGGTTTTTTAA
- a CDS encoding sensor domain-containing diguanylate cyclase, with amino-acid sequence MVNTYLTLNESKSEKLSKSVDSLFKSMRMSLQQTSNFLASNEGMSDEEIQEHLELLRGNSRYFNSLSWVDETGLIRSIAPISVGLRGEVINGVTKDVLDLKKPNLTTPYIAPSGRLIVLMSEPIYDDQAKYRGMVGGTIYLQEKNVLNEILGNDLIDDNGSYYYVVGPEGKLLFHPDIDRVGEDVSANPMVQKLLLGESGTQRVTNTKGTAMLAAYSYVPETGWGVVQQTPVSYIEVLLDDHIQTLILYVMPPFLILLMLSILLARKLARPFNHLSELVNQLAAGKVVEIPETLSHWNREADILTKSVLIAIESVQENNHKLTEVAMTDSLTNLPNQRKFNQVMESWILEKKLFSLIVLDIDHFKLVNDTYGHKVGDEVLKEFSEVVQSTIRKTDLFFRYGGEEFVLLLPDINSIEAHRIAEKIRVLFENRVSVTGDYITISIGISEFPLHSASFDELFIFADRALYQSKENGRNTTTIWSEDQMPVKKE; translated from the coding sequence TTGGTCAATACATATTTAACCCTTAATGAGTCCAAGTCAGAAAAATTAAGTAAGTCGGTAGATTCATTATTTAAATCTATGAGAATGAGTTTACAACAAACATCGAATTTCCTAGCAAGTAATGAGGGAATGAGTGATGAAGAGATTCAAGAACATTTAGAGCTTTTAAGGGGTAATAGTAGATATTTTAATTCACTATCATGGGTGGATGAGACTGGATTAATTCGTAGTATAGCACCAATTAGTGTGGGGTTGAGAGGTGAAGTCATAAATGGAGTAACGAAAGATGTACTTGATTTGAAGAAACCCAACTTAACCACTCCTTATATTGCACCATCCGGGCGATTAATTGTATTAATGAGTGAACCCATCTATGATGATCAGGCTAAATACCGGGGAATGGTTGGAGGTACTATATATTTACAAGAGAAGAATGTGCTTAATGAGATACTCGGAAATGATTTAATAGATGATAATGGATCTTATTATTATGTAGTAGGACCAGAAGGGAAATTGCTTTTTCATCCTGACATAGATCGTGTAGGGGAGGATGTTTCAGCGAATCCAATGGTTCAAAAACTTTTATTAGGTGAGAGCGGGACACAACGGGTTACAAATACAAAAGGTACTGCTATGCTTGCAGCATATAGTTATGTTCCAGAAACTGGTTGGGGAGTTGTCCAGCAAACACCGGTCTCTTATATAGAGGTACTCTTGGATGATCATATTCAAACATTAATTCTATATGTAATGCCACCTTTTCTGATTTTATTAATGTTGTCTATACTACTTGCAAGAAAGCTCGCTAGACCGTTTAATCATTTATCAGAACTTGTTAATCAATTGGCGGCAGGTAAAGTAGTAGAAATTCCAGAAACACTTTCACACTGGAATAGGGAAGCGGATATCCTAACAAAGAGTGTGTTGATTGCGATAGAGTCTGTTCAAGAAAATAATCACAAACTAACTGAAGTAGCTATGACGGATTCTCTTACCAATTTACCGAATCAACGTAAATTTAACCAAGTGATGGAGAGTTGGATTTTAGAAAAGAAATTATTTTCACTCATCGTTTTAGATATCGATCATTTTAAGTTAGTGAATGATACGTACGGACATAAAGTAGGGGACGAAGTATTAAAAGAGTTTTCCGAAGTGGTTCAATCTACGATTAGAAAGACAGACCTGTTTTTCCGCTATGGAGGGGAAGAATTTGTACTATTACTCCCTGATATCAACTCAATCGAAGCACATCGTATAGCAGAAAAAATTCGAGTACTGTTTGAGAATAGAGTAAGTGTTACAGGTGATTATATTACCATCTCCATTGGGATCTCTGAGTTCCCATTACACTCAGCTTCATTTGATGAGTTGTTTATATTTGCAGATCGTGCCCTTTATCAATCGAAGGAAAATGGAAGGAATACTACGACCATTTGGAGCGAAGACCAAATGCCTGTTAAAAAAGAGTAG
- a CDS encoding Crp/Fnr family transcriptional regulator: MNSMNLTNNPDHIQNTQIFSEENFNRIKDIMYDYKVSTGSNLFWEGDASDKLYYVKKGIVKLTKMTDDGKDLSFYYFGQGDMFGEFDTYIKSTCTFSAVAVNDCEIGVIQQSDLEVLLWRDGNFPVEFTRWMGFMQRLIHVKLRDILFFGKNGALASTLIRMSNTFGKEDAGHIRITEKFTNTDIGCLIGATRETVNRMISQLRKDEIIDIENGYLVIYDLEYLKSICHCEGCPKEICRL, encoded by the coding sequence ATGAACAGTATGAATCTAACAAACAATCCTGATCATATTCAAAATACGCAAATATTTTCTGAAGAAAATTTTAATAGAATTAAAGACATCATGTATGACTATAAAGTATCAACTGGATCTAATCTCTTTTGGGAAGGAGATGCTTCTGACAAACTTTATTATGTCAAAAAAGGGATCGTTAAACTAACTAAAATGACTGATGATGGTAAGGATTTGTCTTTCTATTATTTTGGCCAGGGTGATATGTTTGGGGAGTTTGATACCTATATCAAAAGCACCTGTACGTTTAGTGCTGTTGCTGTAAATGATTGTGAAATAGGTGTGATTCAGCAGAGTGATCTAGAGGTACTTCTATGGAGAGATGGTAATTTTCCAGTTGAGTTTACGAGATGGATGGGCTTCATGCAGAGACTGATTCACGTAAAACTTCGTGATATATTGTTTTTTGGTAAAAATGGTGCCCTAGCTTCAACTCTGATTAGAATGTCGAATACATTTGGGAAAGAAGATGCAGGACATATTAGAATCACAGAAAAGTTTACAAATACAGATATCGGTTGTTTAATTGGTGCTACAAGAGAAACAGTAAACCGAATGATTTCCCAGCTTCGAAAGGATGAAATCATTGATATAGAAAACGGCTACCTTGTGATCTATGACTTAGAATATTTAAAAAGTATATGTCATTGTGAAGGCTGTCCTAAGGAAATTTGTAGATTATAA